Genomic window (Marasmius oreades isolate 03SP1 chromosome 3, whole genome shotgun sequence):
TTACTGACCTGGCCAAAAAAAGGTCGTTGCGGGTTTCGACTCACTTTACGCGCGGCTGTTAGGAATATGTTTTGCTTCTTTCGCCTCCGGTGAGAACAACCTGTTCGCTTGAGAACCGTCTAAAACCTTGCTAGGTCTCGGCGAATTGACTTTCCTTCAGTTATCTACCACGTACGTGCCCTCAGCGATAGCTGGCCGCAGCATTGGGTgggtttttcttttcaatcGCTTACTTGGATTTCGGAATGACTGTAACTCTTAAGGTACTTTGCATCTGGTACCGGTGCTGCTGGGCTCGTCGGAGCCTTTCTTTGGTGGGAAGTTCGTGGCTTGGGTGTGCGTGTCGGAGTTGGGTTGTCCTCGGTATCGTACTTCAGACCCGTCAAACGATTCACGCTTATCTCCGATGAACTAGGTGCTTCCGCTCATTATACCCCTTACAtacttcctcctccttcctccAAATAGCGCGTTTCTATATACTTCGTTGCCCACGGATGAAGATGTCTCATCTAGTTTGCCCTACACACCTCTCGCGACCACGACAGACGAAGACGATCCCGACGAAGTAAGACTGGGCAAGGCAACTTCGACTTTATCGCCGAGTGACAAATGGCGCTTGGTGAAGCCCCTATTGGCAAAATATATGTTACCACTGTGTATGTCTAAGGTTGTTGTTCCGATTTATACTGACACCTTCTGCCTTCTCCAGTTTGCGTTTATCTCGTGAGTTTTATCTAACCTGTGACATGAAGACTTGAATATCCCTCAATTCATCGACTTTAGTTTGAATATACTATCAACCAAGTAGGTCGACCTCTACACGATATTGAATAATCAATTCACGACTTCTCCTAGGGAATAGCGCCGACGTTATTGTACCCAGTTCCCCCAGCTGACAAGTATTGGTTTCTGAGCAAAATCATTCATTCTGTGCGGGATTACTACCCACTATGGCAGGCACGTACCATGTTTCAAATCCCCGGTGTATTCATTTAACCATTCCTTCCCTCCAGCTTGTATACCAAACTACAGTATTCCTTTCCCGCTCTTCCATCTCCTTTGGTTTCCCTCCTCTACGGGAGGGACTTCTCCCTCTTCCGGCCATTGTACAAGGCTTCATATTATCATTACTGGTATTCGAGTCTGCCATTGGATTTGCCGCTGACGAGTTTGAGGCCACGAATATCGCGATTGTGTTTGCACTGATAAGCTGCGAGGGAATCTGTGGGGGGTTGGCGTAGTGAGCAACGTCCAGTTTTCTACCCTCTGGCGCATTGACGACGTTCTTCCTCTTAGTGTTAACACCTTTTACCAAATTAATCAAGAACATCCCGACCCTAGGTCTGACGCACATGATGCAGAGAGTATCAAGCAGGAAAGAGAGTTCAAGATCGGGTCGATAGGATTCGCAGATTCATTCGGGATCTTGATGGCCTCTTTGGTAGCTGTTCCCACCGAGCTTACTCTATGTAAAGCGCAGGTCAATCGGGGAAAGCTACTGTGCAAGGGCCTGTGACCGGATTTCAAGTCCTTTCCACGAATTTACCCTACTGCAAGATAATGCTTGTACGCTCTTGCCAGTATATCTGTACTTTATAGAGTATAATTAGTAGAGAGTATTTGCTGTCTACCCATCAAAGTTATTCAAAAATCAGTCCTAGATTTGCCTGTTGCGTGCGTATGGACAGGTTCTGAGGTTGACAAATAACTGTCTGCAGCTTGCCGCCCACGCTCGAGCTCGTAGCCGTTGCGTGCCTTTAGGTTTTGAACAAGTAAGAACGGGCTGTACGTGGAAACGACAAACAATGGAAAACAAATGACTGGGCACCCGTACAATTGAACTTCCAACGCtatatttccttctttccatttccatttc
Coding sequences:
- a CDS encoding uncharacterized protein (BUSCO:EOG09263C1V) — protein: MQGSEPVITVHDIALAASSSEETQSLTLDQALGQSAKDDRRLLRMLGFSFFIFGLVNNVLYVIILSAALDLVPPATPKGIIAFCNIAPALIAKIGWPYLLKGRIRYVKRLVGCCALSSIGMLVVAGFDSLYARLLGICFASFASGLGELTFLQLSTTYVPSAIAGRSIGYFASGTGAAGLVGAFLWWEVRGLGVRVGVGLSSVLPLIIPLTYFLLLPPNSAFLYTSLPTDEDVSSSLPYTPLATTTDEDDPDEVRLGKATSTLSPSDKWRLVKPLLAKYMLPLFCVYLFEYTINQGIAPTLLYPVPPADKYWFLSKIIHSVRDYYPLWQLVYQTTVFLSRSSISFGFPPLREGLLPLPAIVQGFILSLLVFESAIGFAADEFEATNIAIVFALISCEGICGGLAYVNTFYQINQEHPDPRSDAHDAESIKQEREFKIGSIGFADSFGILMASLVAVPTELTLCKAQVNRGKLLCKGL